From Leguminivora glycinivorella isolate SPB_JAAS2020 chromosome 24, LegGlyc_1.1, whole genome shotgun sequence, a single genomic window includes:
- the LOC125238735 gene encoding uncharacterized protein LOC125238735 isoform X2, which translates to MSTETETLKKLRVKRSQCKGTITRIENFVQDPVSLAAASADILEARKEKLISTLKDYEKVQMDILGIDEGDSEQGHNTLLHQERNVSVDKPTIVDVSAHPPSPDAGLHKN; encoded by the exons ATGTCTACCGAAAcggaaactttaaaaaaactacGAGTAAAGAGGTCTCAGTGTAAGGGAACAATCACTAGAATTGAGAATTTTGTACAAGACCCCGTAAGTTTAGCTGCCGCGAGCGCCGACATTCTTGAGGCGCGCAAGGAAAAGTTAATTTCAACACTCAAAGATTATGAGAAGGTCCAGATGGACATACTAGGCATCGATGAAGGAGACAGCGAACAG GGCCACAACACATTGCTGCACCAGGAGCGCAATGTAAGTGTGGACAAGCCCACAATTGTTGATGTCAGCGCGCACCCACCATCACCAGATGCTG GGTTGCATAAAAACTGA
- the LOC125238735 gene encoding uncharacterized protein LOC125238735 isoform X1 produces MSTETETLKKLRVKRSQCKGTITRIENFVQDPVSLAAASADILEARKEKLISTLKDYEKVQMDILGIDEGDSEQVGDIEDKYYSILAKINSSLKMLNTKVTSECHNASTCKLPTIEIPFYDGKDFTKFKPFFDLFSAVIDNNNSLSDVQKLFYLRKYLQEDALAVIVNLPLVNESYKEAIHLLKRRFDNKARLIANHISILLDIPTMQKGTAVSIRTFVSQINQQIHALKNLEEPVDKWDMLLISILTRKLDQFTNRAYQLDRDLDTMPTMASFIEYLEKRAIALEDSQPNKHSTCYEGTNKHFNIKSTCYEGAHKSIPKVTNVVSKSLPPCRYCENKDHQIYNCHIFKMLPVAQRQSYVKEKHMCDVCLNNHEGKCKFTFKCKICKQGHNTLLHQERNVSVDKPTIVDVSAHPPSPDAGLHKN; encoded by the exons ATGTCTACCGAAAcggaaactttaaaaaaactacGAGTAAAGAGGTCTCAGTGTAAGGGAACAATCACTAGAATTGAGAATTTTGTACAAGACCCCGTAAGTTTAGCTGCCGCGAGCGCCGACATTCTTGAGGCGCGCAAGGAAAAGTTAATTTCAACACTCAAAGATTATGAGAAGGTCCAGATGGACATACTAGGCATCGATGAAGGAGACAGCGAACAGGTGGGAGATATTGAAGATAAATATTATTCAATATTAGCCAAAATTAATAGTTCTCTTAAAATGTTGAATACCAAAGTAACTTCAGAGTGCCACAATGCTTCTACTTGCAAGTTACCAACAATTGAAATACCATTCTATGATGGCAAAGACTTCACCAAGTTTAAACCCTTTTTTGACTTGTTTTCTGCTGTAATTGATAACAATAACTCATTGAGTGATGTGCAGAAACTTTTCTATTTGAGAAAGTACTTGCAAGAAGATGCATTGGCAGTAATAGTAAATCTGCCTTTAGTAAATGAATCTTATAAAGAAGCAATACACTTGTTAAAAAGGAGATTTGATAACAAAGCTAGATTAATAGCAAATCATATAAGTATATTGTTGGATATTCCTACAATGCAAAAGGGCACAGCGGTCTCCATACGAACATTTGTTTCCCAAATAAATCAACAAATCCATGCTCTAAAAAATTTAGAAGAACCCGTTGATAAATGGGACATGCTTTTAATTTCAATCTTGACACGCAAATTGGATCAATTTACAAATCGGGCTTATCAATTAGACCGAGATTTAGACACCATGCCTACTATGGCTAGTTTCATTGAGTATTTGGAGAAGCGTGCTATAGCGCTTGAAGATAGTCAACCAAATAAACATAGTACCTGCTATGAAGGTACTAACAAACATTTCAATATTAAAAGCACTTGCTATGAAGGTGCTCATAAATCAATACCTAAGGTAACAAATGTGGTATCGAAATCGCTGCCGCCCTGTAGGTATTGTGAAAATAAagaccatcagatatataactGTCACATATTCAAAATGCTACCTGTTGCTCAGAGGCAATCTTATGTAAAAGAGAAACACATGTGTGATGTGTGTCTTAACAATCATGAAGGGAAAtgtaaatttacatttaaatgtaaaatatgtaaACAGGGCCACAACACATTGCTGCACCAGGAGCGCAATGTAAGTGTGGACAAGCCCACAATTGTTGATGTCAGCGCGCACCCACCATCACCAGATGCTG GGTTGCATAAAAACTGA